One window from the genome of Variovorax sp. PAMC26660 encodes:
- the argF gene encoding ornithine carbamoyltransferase — protein MTTTTTPAIRHYLQFADLTADEYVYLFDRMAIIKKKFKTYEKHQPLVDRTLAMIFEKASTRTRVSFEAGMYQLGGSVVHLTTGDSQLGRAEPIDDSAKVISRMVDIVMIRTYEQTKIDAFAAHSRVPVINGLTNEFHPCQILADIFTYIEHRGSIQGKTVAWVGDGNNMANTWLQAAEILGFTVHVSTPSGYEVDQSIAGIRSGDSYKVFKDPMEACRGADLVTTDVWTSMGYEAENEARRKAFADWCVDEDMMRVAQPGALFMHCLPAHRGEEVQAEVIDGPQSVVWDEAENRLHAQKALMEFLLLGRL, from the coding sequence ATGACGACCACCACGACACCCGCCATCCGCCACTACCTGCAGTTCGCCGACCTCACGGCCGACGAGTACGTCTACCTTTTCGATCGCATGGCGATCATCAAGAAGAAGTTCAAGACGTATGAAAAGCACCAGCCGCTGGTCGACCGCACGCTGGCGATGATCTTCGAGAAGGCCAGCACGCGCACCCGCGTGAGCTTCGAGGCCGGCATGTACCAGCTCGGCGGCAGCGTGGTCCACCTGACCACCGGCGACAGCCAGTTGGGCCGCGCCGAGCCCATCGACGACAGCGCCAAGGTCATCAGCCGCATGGTCGACATCGTGATGATCCGCACCTACGAGCAGACCAAGATCGACGCCTTCGCGGCGCACTCGCGCGTGCCGGTCATCAACGGCCTGACCAACGAGTTCCACCCTTGCCAGATCCTGGCGGACATCTTCACCTACATCGAGCACCGCGGCTCGATTCAGGGCAAGACCGTGGCCTGGGTGGGCGATGGCAACAACATGGCCAACACCTGGCTGCAGGCGGCCGAGATCCTGGGCTTCACGGTGCACGTGAGCACACCCAGCGGCTACGAGGTCGACCAGTCGATCGCCGGCATCCGCTCGGGCGACAGCTACAAGGTCTTCAAGGACCCGATGGAAGCCTGCCGCGGCGCCGACCTCGTCACCACCGACGTCTGGACCAGCATGGGCTACGAGGCCGAGAACGAAGCCCGCCGCAAGGCCTTTGCCGACTGGTGCGTCGATGAAGACATGATGCGCGTGGCCCAGCCCGGCGCCCTCTTCATGCACTGCCTGCCCGCCCACCGCGGCGAGGAAGTGCAGGCCGAGGTGATCGACGGCCCGCAGTCGGTGGTGTGGGACGAGGCCGAAAACCGGCTGCACGCCCAGAAGGCGCTGATGGAGTTCCTGCTCCTGGGCAGGCTCTGA
- the kynU gene encoding kynureninase, whose translation MTTLADCRALDAQDPLRTLRDQFILPEGVLYLDGNSLGVLPKTAAARIAEVVTKEWGEGLIRSWNTASWFDLPQRLGDKVARLIGAAPGEVVCTDSTSVNLYKVLFAALSQQKDSGRKLVVSERSNFPTDLYIAESLCRERGFTLKLIDASELQGPDSVLTDEVAVLMLTHVNYRTGAMHDMKAITAAAHAVGALAVWDLAHSAGAVPVALNDSNADYAIGCGYKYLNGGPGAPAFAWVNTRHAGQFEQPLSGWWGHAAPFEFTPHYRPAPGVGRYLCGTQPIIALAGLECGLDTVLAAESFNREQGAMAALRTKSLALTDLFITLVEERCKGQGQGLSLITPRDHAQRGSQVCLSREEGAYAIVQALIARGVIGDYRAGDSQMPDILRFGFTPLYIGFEDVWNSVEHLVQVLETGEWRRAEFNRKNAVT comes from the coding sequence ATGACGACCCTTGCAGACTGCCGCGCGCTCGACGCGCAAGACCCGCTGCGCACCCTGCGCGACCAATTCATCCTGCCCGAAGGCGTGCTCTACCTCGACGGCAATTCGCTCGGCGTGCTGCCGAAGACCGCAGCGGCGCGCATCGCCGAAGTGGTGACGAAGGAATGGGGCGAAGGCCTGATCCGTTCATGGAACACCGCGAGCTGGTTCGATCTGCCGCAGCGCCTGGGCGACAAGGTGGCCCGCCTGATCGGCGCCGCGCCCGGCGAAGTGGTGTGCACCGACAGCACCTCGGTCAATCTCTACAAGGTGCTGTTCGCTGCGCTCTCGCAGCAGAAGGACAGCGGCCGCAAGCTGGTGGTGAGCGAGCGCAGCAACTTCCCGACCGACCTCTACATCGCCGAGTCGCTGTGCCGCGAACGCGGCTTCACGCTCAAGCTGATCGACGCGAGCGAACTGCAAGGCCCGGATTCGGTGCTCACCGACGAAGTGGCCGTGCTGATGCTCACGCACGTCAACTACCGCACCGGCGCCATGCACGACATGAAGGCCATCACCGCCGCCGCCCACGCCGTGGGTGCCCTCGCGGTGTGGGACCTCGCGCACAGCGCGGGCGCCGTGCCGGTGGCACTGAACGACAGCAACGCCGACTACGCCATCGGCTGCGGCTACAAGTACCTGAACGGCGGCCCTGGCGCACCGGCCTTCGCATGGGTCAACACGCGGCACGCCGGCCAGTTCGAGCAGCCGCTGTCGGGCTGGTGGGGCCATGCCGCGCCCTTCGAGTTCACGCCGCACTACCGGCCCGCGCCGGGCGTCGGCCGCTACCTCTGCGGCACGCAACCGATCATTGCGCTGGCGGGGCTCGAATGCGGTCTCGACACCGTGCTCGCGGCCGAGTCCTTCAACCGCGAGCAGGGCGCGATGGCGGCGCTGCGCACCAAGTCGCTCGCGCTCACCGACCTCTTCATCACGCTGGTCGAAGAACGTTGCAAGGGCCAGGGCCAGGGCCTGTCGCTGATTACGCCGCGTGACCATGCCCAACGTGGTTCGCAGGTGTGCCTCAGTCGTGAAGAAGGCGCCTACGCCATCGTGCAGGCGCTGATCGCGCGCGGCGTGATTGGCGACTACCGCGCCGGCGATTCGCAGATGCCCGACATCCTGCGCTTCGGCTTCACGCCGCTGTACATCGGCTTCGAGGACGTGTGGAACTCGGTCGAGCATCTCGTGCAGGTGCTCGAAACCGGCGAGTGGCGACGCGCTGAATTCAACCGCAAGAACGCCGTGACATGA
- a CDS encoding FAD-dependent monooxygenase, translating to MPAHILVAGGGIGGLATALALSRNRHRADVFEQATVFGEIGAGVQLGPNVTRRLQQLDLGTGLAAIAACPDALVVHSAGNGAELARLPLGSAMQQRYGAPYFCVHRADLHGLLLEAVRARGTGALVTATHIEQIETSDDLVCVSSTDARAWEGEALVGADGLWSMARQQLASTSATEPPRVTGHTAWRALIEQSALPMALRRTRVDVWLGPQLHAVAYPVRGGDWLNVVVIAESAPAGDARDWDQASSIAALKQAMGRSCASLQALLDAMPGWRAWSLSDRAPVASAADMAHERVALVGDAAHPMVPYLAQGAGMAIEDALALAEALGNGSAAEVPAAFSRYADARWARNARVQARARRNGEIFHATGAVRLGRDMAMRMLGAKLLDQPWLYGG from the coding sequence ATGCCCGCGCACATCCTCGTCGCCGGGGGCGGCATCGGGGGGCTGGCCACGGCGCTGGCGCTTTCCCGCAACCGGCACCGGGCCGACGTTTTCGAGCAGGCCACTGTCTTCGGCGAAATCGGCGCGGGCGTGCAACTCGGCCCCAATGTCACCCGACGCCTTCAGCAACTCGACCTGGGCACCGGCCTTGCGGCCATTGCCGCGTGTCCCGATGCACTGGTGGTCCACAGCGCCGGCAACGGCGCGGAGCTGGCCCGCCTGCCGCTCGGCAGTGCGATGCAGCAGCGCTACGGCGCGCCTTACTTCTGCGTTCATCGCGCCGACCTGCATGGGCTGCTTCTTGAAGCGGTGCGCGCACGCGGCACCGGCGCGCTGGTCACTGCCACCCACATCGAACAGATCGAGACCAGTGATGACCTCGTGTGCGTGTCGAGCACCGACGCGCGCGCCTGGGAAGGCGAGGCGCTCGTGGGCGCCGATGGCCTCTGGAGCATGGCGCGGCAGCAACTAGCTTCCACCTCGGCCACCGAGCCGCCGCGCGTCACAGGCCACACCGCCTGGCGCGCACTGATCGAGCAATCTGCACTGCCCATGGCGTTGCGCCGCACGCGGGTCGATGTGTGGCTCGGGCCACAGTTGCATGCGGTGGCGTACCCGGTGCGCGGCGGCGACTGGCTCAACGTGGTCGTGATCGCCGAATCCGCCCCGGCCGGCGACGCGCGCGACTGGGATCAGGCCAGCAGCATCGCCGCACTGAAGCAGGCGATGGGCCGCAGTTGCGCCAGCCTGCAGGCCCTGCTCGACGCCATGCCCGGCTGGCGCGCCTGGTCGCTCAGCGATCGCGCGCCCGTCGCCTCTGCCGCCGACATGGCGCACGAGCGTGTCGCGCTGGTGGGCGATGCGGCGCATCCGATGGTTCCCTACCTCGCGCAGGGCGCCGGCATGGCGATCGAAGACGCGCTGGCGCTGGCCGAGGCGCTCGGCAATGGCAGCGCGGCCGAAGTGCCGGCCGCCTTTTCGCGCTACGCCGATGCGCGCTGGGCACGCAATGCGCGGGTGCAGGCGCGGGCGCGTCGCAACGGCGAAATCTTCCATGCCACGGGCGCAGTGCGCCTGGGCCGCGACATGGCGATGCGCATGCTCGGCGCGAAGCTGCTCGACCAGCCCTGGTTGTACGGCGGATAA
- a CDS encoding DUF3579 domain-containing protein, giving the protein MISPTAKEIFIQGITHDGRTFRPSDWAERLAGVMSSFRPGGAFPGSYLSYSPWCEPTTINGVKCVIVNRDLRDLEPMAWDFCVNFAKDNDLQVSEVSPAPPAPAVPKAVQTPVAAVVRSDPVAPVIPVEPPQTDRP; this is encoded by the coding sequence ATGATTTCCCCCACTGCCAAAGAAATCTTCATCCAGGGCATCACGCACGATGGCCGGACTTTCCGCCCCAGCGACTGGGCCGAGCGGCTTGCCGGTGTCATGAGCTCCTTCCGTCCCGGTGGCGCCTTTCCGGGCAGCTACCTGAGCTATTCCCCATGGTGCGAGCCGACCACCATCAACGGGGTCAAGTGCGTGATCGTGAACCGCGACCTGCGTGACCTCGAACCCATGGCCTGGGACTTCTGCGTCAACTTCGCGAAGGACAACGACCTGCAGGTGTCCGAGGTGTCCCCGGCGCCGCCCGCACCGGCCGTGCCCAAGGCCGTGCAGACCCCGGTGGCGGCTGTGGTGCGGTCGGACCCCGTCGCACCGGTGATTCCCGTCGAGCCACCCCAAACCGATCGCCCATGA
- a CDS encoding aspartate aminotransferase family protein produces the protein MSATAQPTSPHVMNTYGRLPIALSHGQGCRVWDTTGKAYIDGLGGIAVNTLGHNHPELVPALQDQLTKLIHSSNYYHVTGQEQLATKLTELSGLTNAFFCCTGLEANEAALKLARKYGHDKGIERPEIVVYEAAFHGRSIATLSATGNPKVQAGFGPLVEGFIRVPLNDIEALKKATEGNPNVVAVFFETIQGEGGIHPMRVDYLKQVRALCDERDWLMMIDEVQCGMGRTGKWFAHQWAGIKPDVMPLAKGLGSGVPIGAVVAGPKAANIFGPGNHGTTFGGNPLAMRAGIETIRIMEEHKLLENAATVGAHLKAALEREIGGLPGVKDIRGQGLMLGIELDRPCGVILNRACDAGLLLSVTADKVIRLVPPLILSIAEADEIVAILAPIVKAFLSEPAAQ, from the coding sequence ATGAGCGCTACCGCCCAGCCCACCTCGCCCCACGTCATGAACACCTACGGTCGCCTGCCGATCGCACTGTCGCACGGCCAGGGCTGCCGAGTCTGGGACACCACGGGCAAGGCCTACATCGACGGCCTCGGCGGCATTGCCGTCAACACGCTGGGCCACAACCACCCCGAGCTGGTGCCCGCGCTGCAGGACCAGCTGACCAAGCTGATCCACAGCTCCAACTACTACCACGTGACCGGCCAGGAACAGCTCGCCACCAAGCTGACCGAGCTGTCGGGCCTGACCAACGCATTCTTCTGCTGTACCGGCCTGGAGGCCAACGAAGCCGCCCTGAAGCTGGCCCGCAAGTACGGCCATGACAAGGGCATCGAGCGCCCCGAGATCGTGGTCTATGAAGCCGCCTTCCACGGCCGCAGCATCGCCACCCTGTCGGCCACCGGCAACCCCAAGGTGCAGGCCGGCTTCGGCCCGCTGGTCGAGGGCTTCATCCGCGTGCCGCTGAACGACATCGAGGCGCTCAAGAAGGCCACCGAAGGCAACCCGAACGTGGTCGCCGTGTTCTTCGAGACCATCCAGGGCGAAGGCGGCATCCACCCGATGCGTGTCGATTACCTCAAGCAAGTGCGCGCGCTGTGCGACGAGCGCGACTGGCTCATGATGATCGACGAAGTGCAGTGCGGCATGGGCCGCACCGGCAAGTGGTTCGCCCACCAGTGGGCCGGCATCAAGCCTGACGTGATGCCGCTGGCCAAGGGCCTGGGCTCGGGCGTGCCGATTGGCGCAGTGGTGGCCGGCCCCAAGGCCGCCAACATCTTCGGACCGGGCAACCACGGCACCACCTTCGGCGGCAACCCGCTCGCCATGCGCGCCGGCATCGAAACCATCCGCATCATGGAAGAGCACAAGCTGCTCGAGAACGCCGCCACCGTGGGCGCCCACCTGAAGGCCGCGCTGGAGCGCGAAATCGGCGGCCTGCCCGGCGTGAAGGACATCCGCGGCCAGGGCCTGATGCTGGGCATCGAGCTCGACCGGCCCTGCGGCGTGATCCTGAATCGCGCCTGCGACGCCGGCCTGCTGTTGAGCGTGACGGCCGACAAGGTGATCCGCCTCGTGCCGCCACTCATCCTGAGCATTGCCGAGGCCGACGAGATCGTCGCCATCCTCGCGCCCATCGTCAAAGCCTTCCTGTCGGAGCCTGCCGCGCAATGA
- a CDS encoding reverse transcriptase family protein yields MTRELSYREWLARSLARALLADARQPGGTAPDALRARAAATLGADQPWLKPLTEALGNRSQATWQRTDLPALAKAIHDMPELDLAFAQDELPHVRRIILRPAQMLPRPMGLDHFALPHVPTLAELAQWLELEPDRLAWLTSAAQAFREPDAGGPRRASHYRYQLQPKRLGGLRLLEIPKADLKRAQRRILDDLLQHVPVHEAAHGFVQGRSVASHAAAHAGKDVVIGFDLRDFFPGVRASRVHAMWRTLGYPEGVARALTALCTHRTDSAVVERLRDDGGLDWMGAKRLAAPHLPQGSPCSPALANLCAFRLDLRLEGLAWVFGATYTRYADDLVFSGPASLRGRFSALRAWVGGIASDEGFELHPRKVRCMPQHRQQRVTGVVVNQKANAPREDFDRLKAVLHRCAVHGPTSQNRAKLSDFRGHLLGHIAWIGQFNPARKIRLMRLFHRIEWPGAVQPPS; encoded by the coding sequence ATGACGCGCGAACTGAGCTACAGGGAATGGTTGGCCCGCAGCCTTGCGCGGGCCTTGCTGGCCGATGCCAGGCAGCCCGGCGGCACCGCGCCCGACGCACTGCGCGCACGGGCCGCCGCGACGCTTGGCGCCGATCAACCCTGGCTGAAGCCGCTGACAGAGGCACTCGGCAACCGCTCGCAAGCCACGTGGCAACGCACCGACCTGCCCGCGCTGGCGAAGGCGATCCACGACATGCCCGAGCTGGACCTCGCCTTCGCGCAGGACGAGCTGCCGCACGTTCGACGGATCATCCTGCGGCCCGCGCAGATGCTGCCGCGCCCGATGGGCCTCGATCACTTCGCCTTGCCACACGTTCCCACGCTGGCCGAACTCGCGCAGTGGCTGGAACTCGAGCCCGACCGTCTGGCATGGCTCACATCGGCGGCACAGGCCTTTCGCGAGCCCGACGCGGGCGGGCCACGCCGCGCCTCTCATTACCGCTACCAGTTGCAGCCCAAGCGCCTCGGCGGCCTGCGCCTGCTGGAAATTCCCAAGGCCGATCTGAAGCGCGCGCAGCGCCGCATCCTGGACGACCTGCTTCAACACGTGCCCGTGCACGAGGCAGCGCACGGCTTCGTGCAGGGCCGCTCGGTCGCCAGCCATGCGGCCGCGCATGCCGGCAAGGACGTGGTGATCGGCTTCGACCTGCGCGACTTCTTTCCCGGCGTTCGCGCCTCGCGCGTGCATGCGATGTGGCGCACGCTGGGCTACCCCGAGGGCGTGGCGCGCGCCCTCACCGCGCTGTGCACGCATCGCACCGACAGCGCCGTGGTGGAACGACTGCGCGATGACGGCGGCCTCGACTGGATGGGCGCCAAGCGACTGGCCGCGCCGCATCTGCCGCAAGGCTCGCCCTGCTCGCCCGCGCTGGCGAACCTCTGCGCCTTCCGGCTCGACCTGCGGCTCGAAGGGCTGGCGTGGGTCTTCGGCGCCACCTACACACGCTATGCCGACGACCTCGTGTTCTCGGGGCCGGCATCGCTGCGCGGCCGGTTCAGCGCATTGCGCGCATGGGTCGGCGGCATCGCAAGCGATGAAGGCTTCGAGCTTCATCCACGCAAGGTGCGCTGCATGCCGCAGCACCGCCAGCAACGTGTGACCGGCGTGGTCGTCAACCAGAAGGCGAATGCGCCGCGCGAAGACTTCGACCGGCTCAAGGCCGTGCTCCATCGATGCGCGGTGCATGGGCCCACAAGCCAGAACCGCGCGAAGCTGAGCGACTTTCGCGGTCACCTGCTGGGCCACATCGCGTGGATCGGCCAGTTCAATCCGGCCCGCAAGATCCGCCTGATGCGCCTCTTCCACCGGATCGAGTGGCCAGGCGCCGTGCAACCGCCCTCATGA
- the kynB gene encoding arylformamidase — protein MAPSHQQRIWDISPPVHEGAPVFPGDTPYQQRWAATISPGCPVNVSEIKLSPHIGAHADAPLHYDPDGQTIGHVDLSPFLGPCRVIHAIDKGPLIEWDHIAHAVDSHLPQRVLVRTYTTMPVDRWDPQLAAYAPATVERLAAMGVKLIGIDTASIDPADSKTLESHQRIRRLDLRVLENLVLDDVPEGDYELIALPLKLVSADASPVRAVLRELPR, from the coding sequence ATGGCTCCATCACATCAGCAACGCATCTGGGACATCTCGCCGCCCGTGCATGAAGGCGCGCCGGTGTTTCCCGGCGACACGCCGTATCAACAGCGCTGGGCCGCGACCATTTCGCCGGGCTGTCCGGTGAACGTCAGCGAGATCAAGCTCTCGCCCCACATCGGCGCGCACGCCGATGCGCCGCTGCACTACGACCCCGACGGCCAGACCATCGGCCATGTCGACCTTTCGCCCTTTCTCGGCCCCTGCCGCGTGATCCACGCGATCGACAAGGGCCCGCTGATCGAGTGGGATCACATTGCCCATGCCGTCGACAGCCACCTGCCGCAACGCGTGCTGGTGCGCACCTACACCACCATGCCGGTGGACCGCTGGGACCCGCAGCTCGCGGCCTATGCGCCCGCCACCGTCGAGCGCCTCGCGGCCATGGGCGTGAAGCTCATCGGCATCGACACCGCCAGCATCGACCCGGCCGACAGCAAGACACTGGAAAGCCACCAACGCATCCGCCGCCTCGACCTGCGCGTGCTCGAGAACCTCGTGCTCGACGACGTGCCCGAAGGCGACTACGAACTCATCGCGCTGCCGCTGAAGCTGGTCAGTGCCGATGCCTCCCCCGTGCGCGCAGTCCTGCGCGAACTTCCTCGCTGA
- the rpsT gene encoding 30S ribosomal protein S20 has product MASAKPKKKNPRLASGRKRVRQDTKLNAANTSLRSKYRTAVKNVEKAVLAGDKTKASELFAKAQSIVDTVADKGIFHKNKAARDKSRLSAKVKALALAPEKAVAA; this is encoded by the coding sequence ATGGCATCCGCCAAGCCCAAGAAAAAGAACCCGCGCCTCGCCTCCGGCCGTAAGCGCGTCCGCCAGGACACCAAGCTCAACGCTGCGAACACCTCGCTGCGCTCCAAATACCGTACCGCGGTCAAGAACGTCGAAAAGGCTGTTCTGGCCGGCGACAAGACCAAGGCAAGCGAACTGTTCGCGAAGGCCCAGAGCATCGTCGACACCGTCGCCGACAAGGGCATCTTCCACAAGAACAAGGCAGCCCGTGACAAGAGCCGCCTGTCGGCCAAGGTCAAGGCCCTCGCCCTCGCGCCTGAAAAGGCCGTCGCCGCCTGA
- the kynA gene encoding tryptophan 2,3-dioxygenase, protein MTADKSPAKSPENIVHEEKAQLDFSKSMSYGDYLHLDEILNAQHPLSPAHDEMLFIVQHQTSELWMKLMLHELHAATNCIAEEKLADAFKMLARVSRIMEQLVSAWTVLSTMTPPEYTAMRPYLSNSSGFQSAQYRCIEFALGNKNAAMLKPHAHRADLLAQVDAAYRAPSLYDESLRLLARHGLPVPADRLERDWTQPYEVSDGVEAAWLVVYRNPHDHWDLYQLGEKLTDLEDAFRLWRFRHVTTVERVIGFKRGTGGTGGVSYLRKMLDVVLFPEIWRLRTEL, encoded by the coding sequence ATGACCGCCGACAAGAGCCCCGCGAAAAGCCCCGAGAACATCGTTCACGAAGAGAAGGCACAACTGGACTTCAGCAAGTCCATGAGCTACGGCGACTACCTGCACCTCGACGAGATCCTCAATGCGCAGCATCCGCTATCGCCCGCGCACGACGAGATGCTGTTCATCGTGCAGCACCAGACCAGCGAACTCTGGATGAAGCTGATGCTGCACGAGCTGCACGCCGCCACGAATTGCATCGCCGAAGAAAAGCTGGCCGATGCCTTCAAGATGCTCGCACGCGTGAGCCGCATCATGGAACAGCTGGTGAGCGCATGGACCGTGCTGTCGACCATGACGCCGCCCGAGTACACGGCGATGCGCCCCTACCTGTCCAACTCCAGCGGCTTCCAGAGCGCGCAGTACCGCTGCATCGAGTTCGCGCTCGGCAACAAGAACGCTGCCATGCTCAAGCCGCACGCGCACCGGGCCGATCTGCTGGCGCAGGTCGATGCGGCCTACCGCGCGCCCTCGCTGTACGACGAGTCACTGCGCCTGCTGGCACGCCACGGCCTGCCGGTGCCGGCCGACCGGCTGGAGCGCGACTGGACGCAGCCCTATGAAGTGAGCGACGGCGTCGAGGCGGCATGGCTCGTCGTCTATCGCAACCCGCACGATCACTGGGACCTGTACCAGCTCGGCGAAAAACTCACAGACCTCGAAGACGCGTTCCGCCTCTGGCGCTTCCGCCACGTGACCACGGTCGAGCGCGTGATCGGCTTCAAGCGTGGCACCGGCGGCACGGGCGGCGTGAGCTACCTGCGCAAGATGCTCGACGTGGTGCTGTTTCCGGAAATCTGGAGGCTGCGCACCGAGCTGTAG
- a CDS encoding YkgJ family cysteine cluster protein, producing MNPCQTCGACCAAYRVDFSVHELDDNGGRVPSGLAVEVNDALCRMRGTDHTPMRCAALTGKIGQAVSCGIYEWRPNPCHELQSGSDACERARARHGLPALSSLH from the coding sequence GTGAACCCCTGCCAGACCTGCGGCGCCTGCTGCGCTGCCTACCGCGTCGACTTCAGCGTGCATGAACTCGACGACAACGGCGGCCGGGTGCCGTCCGGCCTTGCGGTCGAGGTGAACGACGCCCTGTGCCGCATGCGCGGCACGGACCACACGCCGATGCGCTGCGCCGCCCTGACCGGCAAGATCGGCCAGGCCGTGAGCTGCGGCATCTACGAATGGCGCCCCAACCCCTGCCACGAACTGCAGTCGGGCAGTGACGCCTGCGAGCGGGCCCGGGCGCGGCACGGGCTGCCAGCGCTGTCGTCGTTGCACTGA
- a CDS encoding DUF6587 family protein — MAQQLIVGLIVAAAAFYAVWRWMPAGWRRSAAHKLAAGTQRAGLVDQQRADQLAASLAKTSGCGSCDTCGSCAPKTPFKPEADKLSSTNSL, encoded by the coding sequence ATGGCACAGCAACTGATCGTCGGATTGATCGTCGCGGCGGCCGCGTTCTACGCGGTCTGGCGCTGGATGCCTGCGGGCTGGCGGCGCAGCGCGGCGCACAAGCTCGCGGCGGGCACGCAGCGCGCCGGGCTGGTCGACCAGCAACGTGCCGACCAGCTGGCGGCCTCGCTCGCCAAGACCTCGGGCTGCGGCTCCTGCGACACCTGCGGAAGCTGCGCCCCCAAGACACCCTTCAAACCGGAAGCCGACAAGCTGTCGTCCACGAACAGCCTCTGA
- a CDS encoding SMI1/KNR4 family protein — MNDIRFTPDELSTLREHGVVLFADRVIFDAQPPMPAQQIAAVQALCAGPLPEPLVALWQQTAGGRLDYDLTLEMNGNVEAVSWTELFWDGSDGYRDLQGWIEHEQEQAEKAAKDAGTPWSGKLTHLPFGGFEYRDRIYTVVEPGAGHGQIVAWKQGLPPAWTHALHEDGQSAIAPDLHGAFAALHLEEDPLAPAGDYFSGQTLLEYMDDRHQDHGLDLDLMDKLVAFYCRAVLDWRTPLAEATLRHQPALARVALRHAIATDDAELIVQLAAAGVSFEGPLQGSALATDVAVGHDAFAAAAALVRAGAPVAADALRNINGQIAPELTSALLANGAEPNVAAIVKCAACGAPASAHLIADACTQAGIDVPPAFVTDRDAMLLELETTLAKMTDGTNAHYLGQEGLAERIEHLETFRL, encoded by the coding sequence ATGAACGACATCCGGTTCACACCCGACGAGCTCTCCACCCTGCGCGAACACGGCGTCGTGCTGTTCGCAGACCGCGTGATCTTCGATGCGCAGCCGCCCATGCCGGCGCAGCAGATCGCGGCCGTGCAGGCCCTGTGCGCGGGGCCTCTGCCAGAGCCGCTGGTGGCGCTGTGGCAGCAGACGGCGGGTGGGCGGCTCGACTACGATCTGACGCTCGAAATGAACGGCAACGTCGAGGCCGTCAGCTGGACGGAACTGTTCTGGGACGGCAGCGACGGCTACCGCGACCTGCAAGGCTGGATCGAACATGAGCAGGAGCAGGCCGAGAAAGCCGCCAAAGACGCCGGCACACCGTGGAGCGGCAAGCTCACGCACCTGCCCTTCGGTGGCTTCGAATACCGCGACCGCATCTACACGGTGGTCGAGCCCGGTGCCGGGCATGGCCAGATCGTCGCGTGGAAGCAGGGCCTGCCCCCTGCATGGACGCACGCACTGCACGAAGACGGCCAGAGCGCCATCGCGCCCGACCTGCACGGCGCCTTCGCTGCATTGCACCTCGAAGAAGACCCGCTGGCACCTGCGGGCGACTATTTCTCGGGGCAGACCTTGCTCGAATACATGGACGACCGGCACCAGGACCACGGCCTGGACCTCGACCTGATGGACAAGCTGGTCGCCTTTTATTGCCGCGCCGTGCTCGACTGGCGCACGCCGCTGGCCGAGGCCACGCTGCGCCACCAGCCAGCCTTGGCGCGCGTGGCGCTGCGCCATGCGATTGCCACGGACGATGCCGAGTTGATCGTGCAGCTCGCCGCCGCCGGCGTGAGCTTCGAGGGGCCGCTGCAAGGCAGCGCGCTCGCCACCGACGTCGCCGTGGGGCATGACGCCTTTGCCGCCGCCGCAGCGCTGGTGCGCGCGGGCGCGCCGGTGGCCGCCGATGCCCTGCGCAACATCAACGGCCAGATTGCACCCGAACTCACCAGCGCGCTGCTGGCCAACGGTGCCGAGCCCAACGTGGCGGCCATCGTCAAGTGCGCGGCCTGCGGTGCACCCGCAAGCGCGCACCTGATCGCGGATGCCTGCACGCAGGCGGGCATCGACGTGCCGCCTGCTTTCGTGACGGACCGCGATGCCATGCTGCTCGAACTGGAAACCACGCTGGCGAAGATGACCGACGGCACGAATGCCCACTACCTGGGGCAGGAAGGGCTGGCCGAGCGCATCGAGCATCTGGAGACCTTCAGGCTCTGA